The following coding sequences are from one Venturia canescens isolate UGA chromosome 5, ASM1945775v1, whole genome shotgun sequence window:
- the LOC122410546 gene encoding leukocyte elastase inhibitor A-like, with protein MRLLLPMGILILNIAATVATIGKLDDILADDSNATYPMFEGYKRSAIRQVVYGLRRFWEVFLKEFINAQSFIDRRRHFVVSPFGVSISLTMAAAGALHDSKYVIEDALILPKDEKLKRVAYQAVIDQFNNHTTMQLRVANSVFAPTDIDFKPEYVASCKRAYRSSVQYVDFNKSAEVIKLINNFFTDETHGYVGPILKEDDITGNMTSLRLVELNTLFLKGTWLQKFTTCSSYGCPLNIPMKFPYTSIPQMWTKQVVRYGEYSKGDASFIELPFVSDDFENNMSMFILLPHGKEALFYLEKYIDEIRVLELRELSNYRTVNIQLPKLHFQTRFGVNESLRRLNMSNLLDWRAGEFQFIAKKTRLFIKTFIQKSYIEINEDGVVATAATGKVLRPTSFYYAPIKELFQKRPEDRVDYNSVRIGSSSMSLAAPWWAETKISNNGKEADAQDKEEVNFFATHPFLLIIATMNNNPVKIFASRVSVFDQ; from the exons ATGCGTTTAC TTTTACCAATGGGAATCCTGATTTTGAACATCGCAGCTACCGTAGCGACTATAGGAAAGCTGGATGATATTTTGGCCGATGATTCGAATGCAACATATCCGATGTTTGAGGGGTACAAAAGGAGCGCCATCCGCCAGGTGGTTTATGGTTTGAGAAGGTTCTGGGAAGTGTTTCTTAAG gAATTCATCAATGCTCAGAGCTTTATTGATCGGCGtcgacattttgttgtttCTCCGTTTGGTGTTTCGATATCTTTGACTATGGCAGCAGCTGGTGCGCTCCACGATTCAAAATATGTAATCGAGGACGCTCTTATACTTCCAAAggacgaaaaattaaaaagagtCGCTTATCAGGCAGTCATAGATCAATTCAAC AATCACACAACGATGCAGCTGCGTGTAGCCAACAGCGTATTTGCTCCTACGGACATCGACTTTAAACCCGAGTACGTTGCCTCTTGCAAAAGAGCTTATCGTTCGTCGGTACAATATGTCGATTTCAACAAATCTGCCGAAGTGATCAAACTCATCAACAATTTCTTCACGGATGAAACACACGGCTACGTCGGACCAATTCTCAAAGAAG ATGACATCACTGGAAATATGACTAGTCTTCGTCTAGTAGAGTTGAACACCCTGTTCTTGAAGGGCACCTGGCTGCAAAAATTCACCACGTGTTCCTCGTATGGGTGTCCACTAAACATACCTATGAAATTCCCATATACTTCGATACCGCAGATGTGGACAAAACAAGTGGTCCGTTATGGAGAATATAGTAAAGGGGACGCAAGCTTCATCGAACTTCCATTCGTG AGCGACGATTTTGAGAACAACATGAGCATGTTTATTCTGCTACCCCACGGAAAAGAGGCATTGTTCTAtctcgaaaaatatattgatgaaATTCGTGTCCTAGAACTTCGTGAACTCAGCAATTACAGAACCGTCAATATTCAGCTACCAAAACTTCATTTTCAAACTAGATTTGGAGTCAACGAGTCTCTACGACGA CTGAATATGAGCAACTTGCTGGATTGGCGGGCAGGAGAATTCCAATTTATTGCGAAAAAAACTAGATTATTCATCAAGACATTTATACAAAAATCATACATCGAAATTAATGAGGACGGAGTTGTGGCGACCGCAGCAACTG GAAAAGTGCTTCGTCCAACAAGTTTCTACTACGCTCCTATTAAAGAACTATTTCAAAAGCGGCCCGAGGACCGGG tcGATTATAACAGTGTGCGAATCGGGTCCAGTAGTATGTCGCTGGCCGCACCATGGTGGGCGGAAACCAAGATCTCTAACAATGGCAAAGAGGCTGATGCACAAGATA AAGAGGAAGTAAATTTTTTCGCCACCCATCCGTTCCTGCTCATTATCGCAACGATGAATAACAATCCTGTCAAAATCTTCGCATCCCGGGTCTCAGTCTTTGACCAGTAG